The following coding sequences are from one Rhineura floridana isolate rRhiFlo1 chromosome 2, rRhiFlo1.hap2, whole genome shotgun sequence window:
- the FZD5 gene encoding frizzled-5, translating into MAGLRDALLSLLLFLLEAPAPAAAASKAIVCQEITVPMCKSIGYNLTYMPNQFNHDTQDEAGLEVHQFWPLVEIQCSPDLKFFLCSMYTPICLLDYAKPLPPCRSVCERAKAGCSPLMRQYGFAWPERMNCDKLPVLGDAEMLCMDYNRTEATTLPPFFTKPTRPSKGAHRNLTPLSGANCKRVCECKEPLVFISKESHPLYNKIETGHVRNCAIPCFQPYFTQDEKTFATFWIGLWSVLCFISTFTTVATFLIDMERFKYPERPIIFLSACYLFVSIGYIIRLVVGHASVACNKDYNHIHYETTGPALCTVVFLLIYFFGMASSIWWVILSLTWFLAAGMKWGNEAIASYSQYFHIAAWLIPSVKSIAVLALSSVDGDPVAGICYVGNQNLDKLRGFVLAPLVVYLFTGTMFLLAGFVSLFRIRSVIKQGGTKTDKLEKLMIRIGIFTVLYTVPATIVVACYIYEQHYRERWETAQNCACPGEKPKLKPDYALFMLKYFMCLVVGITSGVWIWSGKTLESWRRFTGRCCRSGKPINTAMYSEANAALTARTGLSNPVPYHKQVPLSHV; encoded by the coding sequence ATGGCCGGCCTCCGAGACGCTTTGCTGAGCCTTTTGCTGTTCTTGCTGGAGGCTCCAGCTCCTGCTGCTGCCGCATCCAAAGCCATCGTCTGCCAGGAGATCACTGTCCCCATGTGCAAGAGCATTGGCTACAATTTGACTTACATGCCAAACCAGTTCAATCACGACACGCAAGATGAAGCCGGGCTAGAGGTGCACCAGTTCTGGCCCCTGGTGGAGATCCAGTGCTCGCCGGATCTGAAGTTTTTCCTCTGCAGCATGTATACCCCCATCTGCTTGCTGGACTATGCCAAGCCCCTGCCTCCTTGCCGGTCGGTGTGCGAGAGGGCCAAAGCTGGCTGCTCTCCCTTGATGAGGCAATATGGCTTTGCCTGGCCAGAGAGGATGAACTGTGACAAGCTGCCGGTCCTGGGCGACGCGGAGATGCTGTGCATGGATTACAATCGGACAGAGGCCACCACGTTGCCCCCATTTTTTACCAAGCCGACACGCCCCTCCAAAGGTGCCCACAGAAACCTCACCCCATTGAGCGGGGCCAACTGCAAGAGAGTGTGCGAATGCAAGGAGCCCTTGGTCTTCATCTCCAAAGAGTCCCACCCTCTCTACAACAAGATTGAGACGGGTCACGTACGCAACTGCGCCATCCCCTGCTTCCAGCCCTATTTCACCCAAGATGAGAAGACTTTTGCTACCTTCTGGATAGGCCTGTGGTCTGTCCTCTGTTTCATCTCCACCTTCACCACAGTGGCCACCTTCCTGATTGACATGGAGAGGTTCAAGTACCCAGAGCGCCCCATCATCTTCTTATCTGCCTGCTACCTCTTCGTGTCCATTGGCTACATCATCCGACTTGTCGTGGGCCACGCCAGCGTGGCCTGCAACAAAGATTACAACCACATTCACTACGAGACCACGGGACCCGCCCTGTGCACTGTGGTCTTCCTCCTGATCTATTTCTTTGGCATGGCCAGCTCCATCTGGTGGGTTATCTTGTCTCTCACCTGGTTCCTGGCTGCTGGGATGAAATGGGGCAATGAGGCCATTGCGAGCTACTCTCAGTATTTCCACATAGCAGCATGGCTCATCCCCAGCGTCAAGTCCATTGCCGTGCTGGCCCTGAGCTCCGTGGATGGAGACCCGGTGGCTGGCATCTGCTATGTAGGCAATCAGAACCTAGACAAGCTCCGGGGGTTTGTGCTGGCTCCATTGGTAGTGTACCTTTTCACGGGGACCATGTTTCTGCTGGCAGGGTTCGTCTCCCTCTTCAGGATCCGGAGTGTAATTAAACAAGGGGGCACAAAAACGGACAAGCTGGAGAAGCTGATGATCCGGATCGGCATCTTCACCGTCCTTTACACCGTCCCGGCCACAATTGTGGTGGCGTGCTACATCTATGAGCAGCACTATCGGGAGAGGTGGGAGACGGCACAGAACTGCGCGTGCCCCGGAGAGAAACCCAAACTCAAGCCCGACTATGCTCTCTTCATGCTGAAGTACTTCATGTGCCTGGTGGTGGGGATCACTTCAGGGGTCTGGATTTGGTCTGGCAAGACCCTTGAGTCTTGGAGACGCTTCACAGGGCGATGTTGCAGGAGCGGAAAGCCCATCAACACAGCCATGTACAGTGAAGCCAACGCGGCTCTGACAGCAAGGACTGGACTGTCCAATCCTGTACCTTACCACAAACAAGTCCCACTCTCTCATGTGTGA